In Thermodesulfitimonas autotrophica, the following proteins share a genomic window:
- the guaB gene encoding IMP dehydrogenase, whose translation MFAEKFGREGLTFDDVLLVPAASAVLPRDVETTTYFTNQIRLNIPLVSAAMDTVTESRLAIAIAREGGIGVIHKNMTVERQALEVDRVKRSEHGVITDPIFLAPENSIREAMALMERYRISGVPITEGKKLVGIITNRDIRFETNFDQPIKNVMTKENLITAPVGTTLEKAKEILRRHKIEKLPLVDENFHLCGLITIKDIEKAHKYPHAAKDAQGRLLVAAAVGVTSYLERVEALVAAKVDAIVVDTAHGHSQKVIEAVREIRRVYPDLQLVAGNVATAEGARALFEAGADAVKVGIGPGSICTTRVIAGVGVPQITAVYECAQEAKRFGRRIIADGGIKYSGDITKAIAAGADTVMLGSLLAGTEESPGEIEIYQGRSYKVYRGMGSLGAMREGGAERYFQDHGPKLVPEGVEGRVPYKGPLAETVFQLIGGLRAGMGYCGCRTIEELKEKARFVRITVAGLRESHPHNVIITKEAPNYTIERSG comes from the coding sequence ATGTTCGCGGAGAAGTTTGGCCGCGAGGGGCTCACATTCGATGACGTGCTGCTGGTTCCTGCCGCGTCGGCCGTTTTGCCGCGTGATGTCGAAACGACCACTTACTTTACAAATCAGATCAGGCTGAACATCCCGCTGGTGAGCGCTGCGATGGATACGGTGACGGAATCACGCCTGGCGATTGCGATTGCGCGGGAGGGTGGCATCGGCGTTATCCATAAAAATATGACGGTGGAGCGCCAGGCCCTGGAGGTGGACCGGGTAAAGCGGTCCGAGCACGGCGTCATCACCGACCCGATCTTTCTCGCACCGGAGAACAGCATCCGGGAAGCGATGGCCCTGATGGAACGCTACCGGATTTCGGGTGTGCCCATCACCGAGGGAAAGAAGCTTGTCGGCATCATCACCAACCGGGACATCCGGTTCGAAACTAATTTTGACCAGCCGATAAAGAACGTAATGACTAAAGAAAACCTGATCACGGCGCCGGTCGGCACTACCCTTGAGAAGGCAAAGGAGATCCTGCGCCGGCATAAGATTGAGAAGCTCCCTTTGGTGGACGAGAACTTTCACCTGTGCGGCTTAATTACCATCAAGGACATCGAGAAGGCGCACAAGTACCCGCACGCGGCGAAGGACGCCCAGGGGCGGCTCCTCGTAGCGGCGGCGGTCGGCGTGACGTCCTATCTGGAGCGGGTGGAAGCCTTAGTGGCGGCGAAAGTGGATGCGATCGTGGTCGATACCGCCCACGGCCATTCGCAGAAGGTAATCGAGGCGGTGCGCGAAATCCGGCGGGTCTACCCCGACCTTCAGTTAGTAGCCGGGAACGTGGCTACGGCGGAGGGTGCGCGGGCGCTTTTCGAGGCGGGGGCCGACGCCGTGAAGGTCGGCATCGGCCCCGGGTCAATTTGCACTACACGGGTTATCGCTGGCGTGGGCGTGCCCCAGATAACCGCGGTTTACGAGTGCGCCCAGGAGGCCAAAAGGTTCGGCCGGCGCATCATCGCGGACGGCGGTATCAAGTATTCGGGCGACATTACCAAAGCGATTGCGGCTGGAGCAGATACGGTTATGCTGGGCAGCCTCCTTGCCGGTACCGAGGAGAGCCCCGGGGAAATCGAAATCTACCAGGGGCGCAGTTACAAGGTTTACCGCGGCATGGGCTCGCTTGGTGCAATGCGGGAAGGCGGCGCGGAGCGTTACTTCCAGGACCACGGCCCAAAGTTGGTGCCGGAAGGTGTTGAGGGCCGGGTGCCCTACAAGGGACCGCTGGCGGAAACGGTTTTTCAGCTTATCGGGGGCCTGCGGGCCGGCATGGGTTACTGCGGTTGCCGGACCATTGAGGAGTTAAAAGAAAAGGCACGTTTTGTGCGGATTACCGTCGCCGGGTTGCGGGAAAGTCACCCGCACAACGTTATCATCACTAAGGAAGCGCCCAACTACACTATCGAGCGCAGCGGGTAG
- a CDS encoding ArnT family glycosyltransferase: MVRDTRKELLTYLILAAVLLGALVVRVVFIHHWGSSLALGSDDVGYTESARRLVSNHVFSYWRPRLSPEPALGPSAYMPPGYPLFLSFFIYLWGDNAHALAAARYAQAFLMVGSVYLTYRLGRELAGRWAGLGAAALVAFYPPLILINGLLLTETLFTFLLISFVGLWVQTKPADARRHAVLGVVSGLATLVRPTGVLLLFAAAGRLALCLMRRKIGVRALWPALGALLLTFCLVLSPWWVRNALVFHRFIPLTASGGNPLLLGTYVNLEGIKYGWHPSWPVGKDPMETGELHTALAIKRLRDGFQNDFWRYLDWYTRGKFRLLWGRAFVWGGEDKLPRGVTLPYHYVLVAAGGFGLLYGLWRCFPGSGRIFAVLLLFTLVHLATYAHCRYALPLLPLLAATAFWPLKVFAR; encoded by the coding sequence ATGGTGAGGGACACACGGAAAGAATTGCTCACGTATCTTATATTAGCGGCGGTGCTGTTAGGCGCGCTGGTGGTCCGGGTTGTATTTATCCATCACTGGGGGAGCAGCCTCGCTTTAGGGAGTGACGACGTCGGCTACACCGAGAGTGCCCGGCGCCTCGTATCGAACCACGTCTTTTCTTACTGGCGACCGCGCCTTTCCCCGGAGCCGGCTTTAGGACCGAGTGCCTACATGCCACCCGGCTACCCGCTTTTCCTCTCGTTTTTTATCTATCTTTGGGGCGATAACGCTCACGCTCTGGCGGCCGCACGGTACGCGCAGGCCTTCCTTATGGTGGGTTCGGTCTATCTTACCTACCGTCTTGGCCGGGAGTTGGCCGGAAGGTGGGCGGGGCTCGGGGCGGCGGCTTTAGTCGCCTTTTACCCCCCGCTCATTCTGATCAACGGGTTACTCTTGACCGAAACCCTCTTCACCTTTCTCCTTATATCCTTCGTGGGCCTCTGGGTGCAGACGAAGCCCGCTGACGCCCGGAGGCACGCGGTGCTCGGTGTGGTAAGCGGGCTGGCCACGCTTGTGCGCCCCACGGGAGTTCTCCTGCTCTTTGCTGCTGCCGGCCGCCTGGCGTTGTGCCTTATGCGCAGAAAAATTGGGGTCCGCGCTCTCTGGCCTGCTTTGGGTGCCCTTCTGCTCACCTTTTGTCTCGTTCTTTCTCCCTGGTGGGTGCGCAATGCCCTTGTCTTTCACCGCTTCATCCCCCTGACGGCGAGCGGCGGCAACCCCCTGTTGTTAGGGACCTACGTTAATCTCGAGGGGATAAAGTACGGCTGGCATCCTTCCTGGCCGGTGGGGAAAGACCCGATGGAGACGGGTGAGCTCCATACCGCCCTCGCCATAAAACGCCTGCGGGATGGCTTCCAGAACGATTTCTGGCGCTACCTTGACTGGTACACGCGGGGGAAATTCCGGCTTCTCTGGGGGCGGGCCTTCGTCTGGGGGGGCGAAGACAAGCTGCCGCGGGGAGTCACCCTTCCTTACCATTACGTGCTGGTTGCGGCAGGCGGGTTTGGCCTGCTCTACGGTCTGTGGCGCTGTTTTCCGGGTAGCGGGAGAATTTTTGCGGTCCTGCTCCTTTTCACCCTGGTTCATCTTGCTACTTACGCTCACTGCCGGTATGCGCTGCCGCTTCTGCCGTTACTGGCAGCCACGGCTTTTTGGCCGCTGAAAGTTTTTGCGCGGTAA
- a CDS encoding glycosyltransferase family 2 protein → MPQVSVIVPAFNEEQGIAATLKEIAAAVTELDAEVIVVDDGSTDKTAELARACNAKVICHPVNRGKGAAMRSGFEASRGDFIIFIDADGTYPAKYIPEIVQELKKTDVVFTCRTNRENIPYFNRGGNWLITRLIKNLAGFPGNDPLSGLYGMRRGVLAAVGIESSTFAIETELVVKVSRSRFRATEIPIAYRPRLGASKLRPFRDGLRIARVLLDLLFIFQPYLTFVLPGLLIFLAGAILAGLLAVRGTVHLDGINLGLHSFLAGLAFMLLGINTAAYGGIIDLYAVRHRFKKPSRATKLLTNLALYKQLRNLSLLLLSVSVPALIYHFASWVGSGFGPFTATRSWMLALTGLLLGLQGIFTSIIYRIFAKECLMPETTATNPLVSAIAERRPRNMHG, encoded by the coding sequence GTGCCCCAAGTTTCGGTTATCGTTCCGGCTTTTAACGAAGAGCAGGGCATCGCCGCAACGCTCAAAGAGATCGCCGCTGCGGTCACGGAGCTAGACGCCGAAGTCATCGTGGTTGACGACGGCTCCACCGATAAGACGGCGGAACTGGCCCGGGCCTGCAACGCCAAAGTCATCTGCCATCCGGTCAACCGGGGCAAGGGCGCGGCAATGCGCTCGGGTTTTGAGGCCTCCCGCGGCGATTTCATCATTTTTATCGACGCCGACGGCACCTATCCGGCAAAATATATCCCGGAAATAGTGCAAGAGCTCAAAAAGACGGACGTAGTCTTCACCTGTCGCACAAACCGGGAAAATATTCCCTACTTCAACCGTGGCGGTAACTGGCTGATTACCCGGCTCATCAAAAACCTGGCCGGCTTTCCGGGAAACGACCCGCTTTCGGGATTATACGGTATGCGGCGGGGCGTGCTCGCCGCAGTGGGGATAGAATCGTCTACCTTTGCCATCGAAACCGAGTTGGTGGTAAAAGTCAGCCGGAGCCGCTTCCGGGCTACGGAGATTCCTATCGCCTACCGCCCGCGCCTCGGCGCATCCAAATTGCGCCCCTTCCGGGACGGCCTCCGAATCGCACGGGTCCTGCTCGACCTCCTTTTTATTTTTCAGCCTTACCTTACCTTCGTCCTTCCCGGTCTCCTGATCTTCCTGGCCGGGGCCATCCTCGCCGGTCTTCTAGCCGTTAGAGGCACGGTGCACCTCGACGGGATCAACTTGGGACTCCACTCCTTTCTCGCCGGACTTGCGTTTATGCTTCTCGGCATCAACACCGCTGCTTACGGAGGAATTATCGACCTTTATGCCGTGCGCCACCGCTTTAAAAAACCTTCCCGGGCCACCAAGCTCCTGACCAACCTCGCGCTTTACAAGCAGCTCCGGAACCTGAGTCTGCTGCTTTTGAGTGTTAGCGTCCCCGCGCTCATCTACCACTTCGCCTCCTGGGTAGGGAGCGGTTTCGGCCCCTTCACCGCTACCAGAAGCTGGATGCTCGCGCTTACGGGGCTACTCCTGGGGCTGCAAGGCATCTTTACCAGCATCATTTACCGCATCTTCGCCAAAGAATGCCTCATGCCCGAAACAACCGCTACGAATCCTCTCGTGAGCGCCATAGCAGAGCGCCGGCCGCGCAACATGCACGGTTAA
- a CDS encoding RNA polymerase sigma factor → MKTLVAQAQQGDVQAFERLVLAYQDRLYGLCYRLAGNHADAQDLAQETFVRAYRALDRFRQEADFGTYLHRIAVNLWLNHRKRNQAVLSLDDPVLTGEGELPRQVADNNRQPEQAVEDGELKDLVWQALGTLGREHRAVLVLREMETLSYEEIAAALGVAPGTVKSRLSRARNVLKKALYHLAKQRGLELPGME, encoded by the coding sequence GTGAAAACTCTGGTCGCGCAGGCCCAGCAGGGCGACGTGCAGGCCTTTGAGAGGCTGGTTCTTGCATACCAGGATCGCCTTTACGGTCTCTGCTACCGCCTGGCAGGAAACCACGCCGACGCCCAGGATCTGGCGCAGGAAACCTTCGTACGGGCCTACCGGGCGCTTGATAGGTTTCGCCAGGAGGCCGATTTCGGGACCTACCTGCACCGGATAGCGGTCAACCTCTGGCTGAACCACCGCAAAAGAAACCAGGCCGTGTTGTCGCTTGACGACCCGGTGCTGACCGGCGAAGGGGAGTTACCCCGCCAGGTGGCGGACAACAACCGGCAGCCGGAACAAGCGGTCGAAGACGGTGAGCTGAAGGACCTGGTCTGGCAGGCGCTAGGCACTCTCGGGCGGGAGCACCGGGCAGTGCTGGTATTACGGGAAATGGAAACCCTCAGCTACGAAGAGATCGCCGCCGCGCTTGGCGTGGCCCCGGGTACGGTGAAGTCCAGGTTGAGCCGGGCACGAAACGTCCTCAAGAAGGCGCTTTACCACCTGGCGAAGCAAAGGGGACTCGAACTGCCCGGGATGGAATAG